GAGATTATCGGGTGGTTTTCAAAATAACAGGGCAGGAGATTTTAATTTTAGGAATTTGTCATCGAAAAGAAGTTTATCAAATCGCTGAAGACAGAATATAAAAATCGGCAAACTAAAAAAATCTAAAACCCTTGCTACACTCCCTTTCTACACAATGAGAGCAAAACGGGACTTGTCCTCTTTTTTCATTGTCAAACTGTCAAAGCCTGACCCGGGTTTCGGGTTTCAGCTCTATCGCCTCCATAATATCTTTGGGGATTCTGATTGATTTTGTTTTCATACAAATGGCACTAATTGGGAAATCAACGGGCTACGATCTCACCAAACCTTTCTGATGGTTTTTAGACTTTTCAGATAATCTTCTTCTTCAAGATTGGCCTCAACGCCGTAATCTTTAAACAGATCCATCATCTTTGAGATGGAAACACCGGCTATTTTTGATGCCTTTTCGATAGAAGCCTCAGATTTTTTATATTTGTCTATGGCAAGTAACACCCTGCCAAGATCAACGAGTTCTCTGACTGTTTTCGAGACATCTTCTTTTTCTTCCTTAGCTAAAGAAGAAAGGAATTTAAAGTCGTCGTCATTTATTCGTATACTTAAAGTTTTGGTAGCCATTTTACGCCTCTCTACGAATTTGTTTTGTTGCACCTTCAATGATTTCCTTCTTAAATCTACCAAACAATTGCAGGTTTTGTAA
This DNA window, taken from Nitrospirota bacterium, encodes the following:
- a CDS encoding UPF0175 family protein codes for the protein MATKTLSIRINDDDFKFLSSLAKEEKEDVSKTVRELVDLGRVLLAIDKYKKSEASIEKASKIAGVSISKMMDLFKDYGVEANLEEEDYLKSLKTIRKVW